A single window of Nicotiana sylvestris chromosome 3, ASM39365v2, whole genome shotgun sequence DNA harbors:
- the LOC104243064 gene encoding 26S proteasome regulatory subunit 7 homolog A-like: protein MPPAADIEDEIKDDKNPPPLDEDDIALLKTYGLGPYSTSIKKAEKEIKEMAKKINDLCGIKESDTGLAAPSQWDLVSDKQMMQEEQPLQVARCTKIISPNTEDAKYVINVKQIAKFVVGLGDKVSPTDIEEGMRVGVDRNKYQIQIPLPPKIDPSVTMMTVEEKPDVTYNDVGGCKEQIEKMREVVELPMLHPEKFVKLGIDPPKGVLCYGPPGTGKTLLARAVANRTDACFIRVIGSELVQKYVGEGARMVRELFQMARSKKACIVFFDEVDAIGGARFDDGVGGDNEVQRTMLEIVNQLDGFDARGNIKVLMATNRPDTLDPALLRPGRLDRKVEFGLPDLESRTQIFKIHTRTMNCERDIRFELLARLCPNSTGADIRSVCTEAGMYAIRARRKTVTEKDFLDAVNKVIKGYQKFSATPKYMVYN from the exons ATGCCACCCGCAGCAGATATCGAGGATGAGATCAAGGACGACAAGAACCCTCCGCCTCTTGATGAAGATGATATTGCTCTTCTCAAGACTTAT GGTTTGGGGCCTTATTCAACAAGcataaagaaagctgagaaggaaaTCAAGGAAATGGCAAAAAAGATAAATGATTTATGTG GTATTAAGGAATCTGATACTGGGTTAGCTGCACCAAGTCAATGGGATCTAGTTTCTGATAAACAGATGATGCAGGAGGAGCAACCTCTTCAG GTGGCTAGGTGTACAAAGATAATTAGCCCCAATACTGAAGATGCAAAATATGTTATAAACGTCAAGCAAATCGCAAAG TTTGTTGTTGGATTGGGTGATAAAGTTTCGCCAACTGATATAGAAGAAGGCATGCGAGTCGG TGTTGATCGGAATAAATATCAAATTCAGATTCCGTTGCCCCCCAAAATTGATCCAAGTGTCACAATGATGACTGTCGAGGAAAAACCTGATGTGACATATAATGATGTTGGAGGATGCAAGGAGCAAATTGAAAAGATGCGAGAG GTTGTTGAGCTTCCCATGCTTCACCCTGAAAAATTTGTCAAACTTGGAATTGATCCCCCTAAGGGTGTTCTCTGCTATGGTCCTCCTGGTACTGGGAAGACACTGCTTGCCAGAGCAGTTGCCAATCGTACTGATGCATGCTTCATTCGCGTCATTGGTAGTGAGCTTGTTCAGAAATATGTTGGTGAGGGGGCTAGAATGGTTCGTGAATTATTCCAG ATGGCACGCTCCAAGAAGGCCTGCATTGTATTTTTTGATGAAGTAGACGCCATTGGAGGTGCACGATTTGATGATGGTGTGGGGGGAGACAATGAGGTTCAACGAACCATGCTCGAAATTGTGAACCAGCTTGATGGTTTTGATGCTCGAGGGAATATTAAAGTTCTCATGGCAACCAATAG ACCTGATACACTTGATCCAGCTTTATTACGTCCTGGACGATTGGATCGCAAAGTTGAATTTGGTCTGCCTGATCTGGAGAGTAGGACACAGATATTTAAGATCCATACGCGCACAATGAACTGTGAGCGGGATATTCGGTTTGAACTGTTGGCCCGTCTCTGTCCTAACTCTACAG GAGCTGACATTAGAAGCGTGTGCACGGAGGCTGGAATGTATGCTATTCGAGCGAGAAGGAAAACTGTTACGGAGAAAGACTTTTTAGATGCTGTCAATAAGGTCATTAAAGGGTATCAGAAGTTCAGTGCAACACCGAAGTACATGGTCTATAATTGA